From a region of the Paenibacillus segetis genome:
- the flhA gene encoding flagellar biosynthesis protein FlhA — protein MKKAKDIFILVGIIGIVLLMILPIPTWLLDVLLIVNISLSLMILLVAMNTKEALQFSIFPAMLLITTLFRLSLNVSTTKLILGQAKAGDVVATFGSWVSQGEPVIGFVVFLILVVVQFIVITKGSERVAEVAARFTLDAMPGKQMSIDADLNAGLINEQQARERRRKIEREADFYGAMDGASKFVKGDAIASIIILVINLVGGFIIGMTIHGMPFQDALSTYSILTIGDGLVSQIPALLISTAAGLIVTRASSEGNLADDITGQLFTYPKLIYIVAGTITLLGLFTPIGPWTTLPFAAILVYAALRMQKNLNRKQAEQDQQDEEQEIEEVRSPESVINLLQVDPIEFEFGYGLIPLADTGQGGDLLDRIIMIRRQCALEMGLVVPVIRIRDNIQLKPNEYVIKIKGNVVGGGELLLNHYLAMSPGMDDESITGIETQEPAFGLPAIWIDESTKDRAEQSGYTVVDPPSVVATHLTEMIKKHAHELLGRQETKTLVDNLKESYAVLVDELIPSVLSIGEVQKVLAKLLREKISIRDMVTIFETLADYGTYTKDPDVLTEYVRQSLSRQITQQFTQQGETMRVITVGPMLEKKIAESVQQSEQGSYLALDPQSTQTMFQKLNEQINRLIQSGQQPIVLTSPTIRMYLRQVIERSMQDIPVLSYSELEPNVEIQSVGVVNL, from the coding sequence GTGAAGAAAGCAAAAGATATATTCATCCTTGTGGGTATAATCGGCATCGTTCTGTTGATGATTCTTCCGATCCCAACTTGGTTGTTAGATGTACTTTTAATTGTTAACATTTCGCTTTCATTGATGATTTTGCTGGTCGCAATGAATACGAAAGAAGCGTTGCAGTTCTCCATTTTTCCAGCGATGCTGTTAATTACAACCTTATTTCGGTTGTCGCTTAACGTTTCGACCACCAAATTGATTTTGGGACAAGCAAAAGCCGGGGATGTAGTTGCTACCTTTGGTTCATGGGTATCACAAGGCGAACCCGTTATCGGCTTCGTTGTCTTCCTAATCTTGGTGGTCGTTCAATTTATAGTGATCACTAAAGGCTCGGAGCGGGTGGCTGAAGTTGCTGCGAGATTTACTTTGGACGCGATGCCTGGTAAGCAAATGAGTATCGATGCTGATTTAAACGCAGGACTGATCAACGAGCAACAAGCTCGGGAGCGTCGTCGCAAAATTGAGCGAGAAGCGGATTTCTATGGAGCGATGGATGGTGCGAGTAAGTTCGTCAAAGGGGACGCAATCGCAAGTATTATCATCCTAGTAATCAACCTAGTTGGCGGTTTCATCATCGGTATGACGATTCATGGCATGCCATTCCAAGACGCCTTATCTACATATTCTATTCTGACGATTGGTGACGGTCTCGTCAGCCAAATACCGGCCTTACTTATTTCAACAGCGGCGGGTCTGATTGTAACCCGTGCTTCCTCAGAGGGCAATCTAGCTGATGATATTACAGGACAGCTGTTCACCTATCCTAAACTTATTTATATCGTGGCTGGAACGATTACTCTATTAGGTCTCTTCACACCGATAGGGCCTTGGACGACTCTACCATTTGCTGCAATACTAGTCTATGCTGCTCTACGAATGCAGAAGAATTTGAATCGCAAACAAGCCGAACAAGATCAGCAGGATGAGGAACAGGAGATCGAGGAGGTTCGAAGTCCCGAGAGTGTTATCAATCTACTACAAGTGGATCCGATCGAGTTCGAATTTGGTTATGGACTTATTCCATTAGCTGATACTGGACAAGGTGGAGATTTATTAGATCGAATAATTATGATTCGTAGGCAATGTGCTTTAGAAATGGGTCTTGTCGTTCCCGTAATTCGGATTCGCGACAATATTCAACTAAAACCGAACGAATACGTCATTAAAATTAAAGGAAATGTCGTAGGCGGCGGTGAATTATTACTTAATCACTATTTGGCAATGAGTCCAGGTATGGATGATGAGTCTATTACAGGAATTGAGACCCAGGAGCCAGCCTTTGGATTACCTGCAATTTGGATCGACGAATCTACTAAAGATCGGGCTGAGCAGTCGGGCTATACGGTAGTAGACCCACCGTCTGTTGTGGCAACGCATTTGACGGAAATGATCAAGAAGCATGCTCATGAATTGCTTGGTCGTCAAGAAACCAAGACACTTGTCGACAATCTCAAGGAAAGTTATGCGGTTCTTGTCGACGAATTGATCCCATCGGTTCTATCGATTGGGGAGGTTCAAAAGGTACTCGCCAAACTGCTTCGTGAGAAAATATCGATTCGTGATATGGTCACTATTTTCGAAACCCTAGCTGATTATGGTACTTATACCAAAGATCCTGACGTTCTGACGGAATACGTCAGACAGTCGCTATCCCGGCAGATTACACAACAGTTTACGCAACAGGGAGAGACGATGCGGGTGATTACGGTAGGTCCGATGCTAGAGAAGAAAATTGCAGAGAGCGTTCAGCAGAGTGAACAGGGGAGTTATTTAGCGTTAGATCCACAATCTACACAGACGATGTTCCAGAAGCTGAATGAACAGATCAACCGGCTTATCCAATCAGGACAACAACCGATTGTGTTGACCTCTCCGACCATTCGTATGTATTTACGACAGGTCATTGAACGGAGTATGCAGGATATTCCCGTATTGTCCTATAGTGAACTTGAACCTAATGTCGAAATTCAAAGTGTCGGAGTGGTGAATTTATGA
- a CDS encoding protein-glutamate methylesterase/protein-glutamine glutaminase — translation MEPYRIMVVDDSAFMRKIVSDLIEQDPSFKVEATAKNGAEAVEQISALSPDLVTMDVEMPDMNGLEALKIIMERYPVPVIMLSGINEQGTRETIMALELGAFDFIRKPSASTSSHDIDQVGRDLREQIRAAMLMKERRAAREALRTSNEPLLPSPSVGELPTLHKPSKLNLPPKKVAKPNVEIDTRRTKMIDNGYKSPPQPDPKVPNDDALKVHPALQKLQENLRRNEAKMRDKIIPRQTSQPLLPEMKSKEKPVPKEKVSAKEVIKEIAVGYEAGPGIHTKFTDVVAIGTSTGGPKALKAVLEKIPSNFPAPIVIVQHMPANFTKSLAQRLDSLCALNVEEAEEGMELRSGTAYIAPGGFHMNVVIGRDGRYKLTLSKQELRNGHRPSVDVLYESLLPLQTLRRHIVLLTGMGSDGAKVMKRLYDAGVTSTFAESEETCVVYGMPRSAIELKCVSHVLPLHEIGPKLVQVVK, via the coding sequence ATGGAGCCTTATCGGATCATGGTAGTTGATGATTCGGCGTTCATGCGAAAAATTGTATCGGATCTCATTGAACAGGATCCATCATTTAAAGTCGAGGCTACTGCTAAAAACGGGGCTGAAGCGGTTGAACAAATCTCAGCGCTGTCGCCTGATTTAGTCACTATGGATGTTGAGATGCCGGACATGAATGGTCTCGAGGCGCTCAAAATAATAATGGAGCGGTATCCAGTTCCAGTTATTATGCTTTCTGGTATTAATGAGCAAGGCACGCGAGAAACCATTATGGCGCTGGAACTAGGCGCATTTGATTTCATCCGCAAACCTTCAGCATCGACCAGTTCTCACGATATCGATCAAGTAGGGCGAGATCTGAGAGAACAAATTCGGGCGGCAATGCTCATGAAGGAGAGACGAGCAGCACGAGAGGCCCTTCGGACAAGTAATGAACCCTTACTTCCTTCACCATCTGTTGGCGAGCTTCCCACTCTACACAAGCCAAGCAAACTCAACCTTCCTCCAAAGAAGGTCGCTAAACCTAATGTGGAGATCGATACGCGTCGGACGAAAATGATTGACAATGGTTACAAAAGTCCACCACAGCCTGATCCTAAAGTACCTAATGATGATGCTTTGAAGGTGCATCCTGCACTGCAGAAGTTGCAGGAGAATCTCCGTCGAAACGAAGCGAAGATGCGGGATAAGATAATTCCTAGACAAACCTCACAGCCATTACTTCCTGAGATGAAGTCAAAAGAGAAGCCCGTACCTAAAGAGAAAGTGTCAGCTAAAGAGGTAATTAAGGAAATCGCTGTAGGGTATGAAGCGGGGCCAGGTATCCATACGAAGTTTACGGATGTGGTTGCTATTGGTACTTCTACTGGCGGCCCTAAGGCGTTAAAAGCTGTACTTGAGAAAATCCCAAGCAATTTCCCAGCTCCGATAGTTATTGTGCAACATATGCCTGCAAATTTCACGAAATCACTTGCTCAACGTTTGGATAGCTTATGTGCTTTGAACGTAGAGGAAGCGGAAGAAGGAATGGAACTGCGAAGCGGTACGGCGTACATTGCTCCAGGAGGGTTCCATATGAATGTCGTTATCGGTAGGGATGGTAGGTACAAACTAACCTTATCAAAACAGGAACTTCGTAATGGACATAGGCCTTCTGTAGATGTGTTGTATGAATCACTGTTACCGTTGCAAACGTTGAGAAGACACATTGTACTATTAACTGGTATGGGGAGTGATGGAGCGAAGGTCATGAAACGGCTCTATGATGCTGGCGTGACTTCTACCTTTGCCGAGAGTGAGGAGACTTGTGTAGTATATGGAATGCCACGATCGGCAATTGAACTAAAATGTGTCAGTCACGTTTTACCGTTACATGAGATTGGTCCTAAGCTCGTACAAGTAGTGAAATAA
- the fliP gene encoding flagellar type III secretion system pore protein FliP (The bacterial flagellar biogenesis protein FliP forms a type III secretion system (T3SS)-type pore required for flagellar assembly.): MKKKLIIVGLLLGLWSVFTVTVASATAVNPIPDIGIQIGDSGGEPSTSSLSIILLITVLSIAPAILVLMTSFTRIVIVLGFVRSSLGTQQMPPNQVLVGLALFLTLFVMSPTLSTINEVAVQPYIKGEITQTDALNKASVPMKKFMYSHTRPKDLQLFMSYTKTEKPASYEDIPITVMVPAFAISELKTAFQMGFLIFIPFLIIDIVVASVLMAMGMMMLPPVMISLPFKILLFVLVDGWYLIVKSLLVSFNT; encoded by the coding sequence ATGAAGAAAAAGCTCATTATCGTTGGCTTGTTGCTTGGCTTATGGAGCGTATTTACGGTTACCGTAGCCTCCGCGACAGCAGTGAATCCGATACCGGATATCGGAATTCAAATCGGAGATTCAGGAGGGGAGCCGAGCACAAGCTCCTTGTCCATTATTCTACTCATCACAGTACTCAGTATCGCACCTGCGATTCTAGTGCTAATGACGAGCTTTACAAGGATTGTTATTGTGCTCGGATTTGTCCGCAGCTCGCTGGGAACGCAGCAGATGCCTCCAAATCAGGTGCTTGTTGGACTTGCTTTATTCCTGACACTTTTTGTTATGAGCCCGACGCTGTCCACGATTAATGAAGTGGCAGTGCAGCCTTATATCAAAGGGGAAATAACTCAGACGGATGCTTTGAATAAAGCTTCCGTTCCGATGAAGAAGTTTATGTATTCACATACTCGTCCGAAAGATCTGCAATTGTTTATGAGCTATACCAAAACGGAGAAACCAGCTTCTTACGAGGACATCCCGATTACAGTGATGGTACCAGCATTTGCTATCAGTGAACTGAAGACGGCCTTTCAAATGGGATTCTTAATTTTTATCCCATTCCTAATTATTGATATCGTCGTTGCCAGTGTCTTGATGGCTATGGGGATGATGATGTTACCACCGGTCATGATTTCACTTCCGTTTAAAATTTTGCTCTTTGTGCTTGTTGATGGCTGGTACTTGATAGTCAAATCACTACTAGTCAGTTTTAACACGTGA
- the flhF gene encoding flagellar biosynthesis protein FlhF, giving the protein MRVKRYIVDTMPDAMHKIRGELGADAVILSTKELKIGGFLGMFQKKKIEVIAASETTESSAPKGGISRPVVSSPPPVARQSVPEAYRKSSQMMSSSSSAVGLKERPEAASRETTSVSERDDLVSRASPPVRDRQPQMLDERLSLFLESESKEQPVSPVSAPLPQPEVKEDRLFEEIKQMKSMMSKIAKQQEGIRELPEALLVLQSQLQAQEISSELVDEWIEDAYNEWIASSQTLSNEDMVEQVRSTIGSFLNDHIGEGIREETQIVYIAGPTGVGKTTTIAKLAADQIFRVRKKVGFITADTYRISAIEQLRTYASILNVPLEVVQSPGDMQRATQRLAGCDLIIMDTAGRNYLNELFVAELHSLFSPSAQSETYLVLSLTSKIQDMKRITEHFSRYGLEKVIFTKLDETESIGPLYNLLNEYPLKASYITNGQNVPDDLLTVDQKMLIDLLLLEERSS; this is encoded by the coding sequence ATGAGAGTGAAGCGTTATATCGTCGACACAATGCCTGATGCTATGCATAAAATACGCGGAGAATTAGGAGCCGACGCTGTAATTCTCAGCACAAAGGAATTGAAAATTGGCGGTTTTCTGGGAATGTTCCAGAAGAAGAAAATTGAGGTCATCGCTGCATCGGAGACAACTGAGTCTTCAGCTCCTAAGGGTGGAATATCGCGGCCTGTAGTATCATCGCCACCTCCAGTTGCTAGGCAGTCTGTACCGGAGGCTTACCGCAAATCCTCCCAAATGATGTCTAGTTCGTCTTCTGCCGTGGGCCTGAAGGAGAGACCAGAGGCAGCATCACGTGAAACAACTTCAGTTTCCGAACGTGATGACTTGGTTTCTCGTGCTTCACCTCCTGTGAGGGATAGACAACCTCAGATGCTGGATGAGCGACTATCTTTATTTCTTGAGTCAGAATCTAAGGAACAACCAGTTTCACCTGTTTCAGCACCTCTTCCTCAACCTGAAGTCAAGGAAGATCGGTTATTTGAAGAAATTAAGCAAATGAAATCAATGATGAGCAAGATAGCTAAACAACAGGAAGGTATTCGAGAACTTCCCGAAGCATTATTAGTTTTACAGAGTCAGCTTCAAGCTCAAGAAATTTCATCCGAATTGGTAGATGAGTGGATTGAAGATGCTTATAACGAATGGATAGCTTCTAGTCAGACATTAAGTAATGAGGATATGGTAGAGCAGGTACGTAGTACAATAGGTTCGTTTTTGAATGATCATATCGGTGAGGGGATCAGGGAAGAGACACAGATTGTTTATATCGCTGGCCCAACGGGTGTTGGGAAAACGACAACGATTGCGAAATTGGCAGCGGATCAAATCTTCCGAGTCCGTAAAAAAGTTGGGTTTATTACTGCAGATACATATCGTATCTCAGCGATCGAACAGCTTCGGACCTATGCTTCAATTCTGAACGTACCCTTAGAAGTAGTGCAATCACCTGGCGATATGCAGCGTGCCACTCAGAGACTTGCTGGATGTGATCTAATCATCATGGATACTGCAGGTCGAAATTATCTGAATGAGTTATTCGTTGCTGAACTGCATAGCTTATTTTCTCCATCAGCTCAAAGCGAAACCTATCTGGTCCTGAGCCTAACATCTAAGATTCAGGATATGAAAAGAATAACGGAGCATTTTAGTAGATATGGACTGGAAAAGGTAATTTTTACAAAGCTTGACGAGACGGAAAGCATCGGACCATTATATAATCTACTTAATGAATATCCTTTGAAAGCTTCATATATTACAAACGGACAAAATGTACCAGATGATCTCCTTACGGTTGATCAGAAGATGTTAATTGATCTGTTGCTTCTGGAAGAAAGGTCATCATGA
- the fliR gene encoding flagellar biosynthetic protein FliR has product METILQGLPIFMLIFCRMSAFFVVAPIFASKTVPSTFKIGISAMVAFLILLIQGTDQVIPMDLSYVLLIIREVLIGLLLGFVAYLMFTVIQIAGSFIDIQIGFGIANVIDPMTGASAPVLGNFKYMFATLLFLSMNGHHYLLDAVIRSYNWIPLSNDLFQRIYSGNLSDFLIKTFSQSFLLAFQMAAPLVVALFLTDVALGFLARSAPQFNVFVIGIPLKIIVGLGVLLILVSSFTYTFEHLFAVLFKSMQNLLGTIGDRPK; this is encoded by the coding sequence ATGGAGACTATACTGCAGGGATTACCCATTTTTATGCTTATCTTTTGTCGAATGTCGGCGTTTTTTGTAGTCGCCCCCATCTTTGCATCCAAAACGGTTCCATCAACTTTCAAAATTGGTATCTCCGCTATGGTCGCCTTCCTGATTCTCTTAATTCAGGGAACGGATCAGGTGATTCCGATGGATCTCAGTTATGTGTTGCTTATCATCCGTGAAGTATTGATTGGATTGTTATTGGGGTTTGTGGCATATCTTATGTTTACTGTCATTCAAATTGCCGGATCATTTATTGATATCCAAATTGGTTTCGGGATCGCGAATGTAATTGATCCGATGACTGGGGCATCAGCACCCGTTCTTGGTAACTTTAAGTATATGTTTGCTACTTTATTATTCTTAAGCATGAACGGTCATCATTATTTGCTGGATGCTGTGATTCGAAGCTATAACTGGATCCCATTATCTAATGATTTGTTTCAACGTATTTACAGTGGGAACTTGTCAGATTTTCTAATCAAAACATTCAGTCAATCGTTTCTACTCGCGTTTCAAATGGCTGCGCCACTTGTCGTTGCGCTCTTTCTGACAGACGTTGCGCTCGGTTTCCTGGCTCGTTCGGCCCCTCAATTCAATGTTTTCGTCATCGGGATTCCATTGAAGATTATTGTTGGATTGGGTGTATTACTCATTTTGGTCTCCAGTTTTACCTACACGTTTGAACATTTATTCGCAGTATTGTTCAAATCGATGCAAAATTTACTTGGTACCATTGGAGATCGGCCTAAGTAG
- the flhB gene encoding flagellar biosynthesis protein FlhB: MVRYRLDLQLFAGEKTEKATPKKRQDSRKKGQIAKSQDVSGSLILLSAFLGLLAFGGYIKERLILLYSDVFYHRLTMDITQENVMTMFRSYGIQILLLLAPIFLVVVVIAAIANYAQVGFLMNGEGLKPKFSKLNPIQGFKNIFSMRSVVEFLKSILKLTVIGYLVFSTLWGSRDYISSLSKVTVEAAFHFTAQIMLNMGIKIAVALLVLGVLDYMYQKYDHEKKMRMSKQDIKEEYKKMEGDPLIKGKIRERQRRMALQRMMQEVPKADVIITNPTHFAVALKYDGSQMDAPQVVAKGQDYVALRIKEIAKEHGVITMENRPLARALFQRSEIGDVIPADLFQAVAEVLAYVYKMKGKSKS, from the coding sequence ATGGTTCGATATCGTCTGGACTTGCAATTATTTGCGGGTGAGAAAACAGAGAAGGCTACGCCGAAGAAACGGCAGGATTCCCGTAAAAAAGGACAGATCGCCAAAAGCCAGGATGTGTCAGGTTCACTCATTCTGTTGTCTGCCTTTCTTGGTCTGCTAGCGTTTGGTGGTTACATCAAGGAACGACTTATTCTTTTGTACTCGGATGTGTTCTACCATCGACTGACTATGGATATCACCCAAGAAAATGTAATGACGATGTTCAGGAGTTATGGGATTCAAATTCTTTTACTGCTTGCTCCTATTTTTCTTGTGGTAGTGGTGATAGCAGCTATTGCTAACTACGCTCAAGTTGGATTTTTAATGAATGGAGAAGGACTCAAGCCCAAGTTTAGTAAATTGAATCCAATCCAAGGTTTTAAGAATATTTTCTCGATGCGCTCGGTCGTAGAATTCTTGAAATCTATCTTGAAATTGACAGTAATAGGATATCTCGTATTTTCAACATTATGGGGTTCACGAGACTATATTTCATCTCTGAGTAAAGTGACTGTGGAAGCAGCATTTCATTTTACAGCTCAGATTATGTTGAATATGGGGATCAAGATAGCTGTCGCTTTACTTGTCTTAGGTGTCTTAGATTATATGTACCAGAAGTATGACCATGAGAAAAAAATGAGAATGTCCAAACAAGATATCAAAGAAGAGTATAAGAAAATGGAAGGCGATCCGCTTATCAAAGGGAAGATCCGGGAGAGACAGCGGCGTATGGCACTTCAACGAATGATGCAGGAAGTGCCTAAGGCAGATGTGATTATTACGAACCCTACGCATTTTGCCGTAGCATTGAAATATGATGGATCGCAAATGGATGCCCCACAGGTTGTGGCTAAAGGTCAGGATTATGTGGCCCTGCGCATTAAAGAGATCGCTAAAGAACACGGAGTCATAACAATGGAAAACAGGCCGCTAGCACGTGCGCTGTTTCAAAGATCGGAGATCGGGGATGTAATTCCTGCCGATTTGTTCCAGGCCGTGGCTGAAGTATTGGCTTATGTATACAAAATGAAGGGTAAGAGTAAATCATGA
- a CDS encoding MinD/ParA family protein yields MSDQAQALRQLVSSKDDLNLQAPVRHSARIITVSSGKGGVGKSNFTLNFALALKSLGQKVLLFDADIGMANIDVLMGVRPKYSLYHLLKGEKDISEIIELGTHSLPFIAGGSGMADLFTLSEADLNYFTTQIEQISEEMDYIIFDTGAGLSKETLKFIVAADECLVVTTPEPTSITDAYALIKVVHSMEKDVSFQLMVNRVIDEGEASQVADKISLVASRFLDMKIPMLGYMSDDAHVMQAVKKQVPFSIAFPGCSAAQDIYRVAMKYVEVPQFQPRETLSGIKGFMHKWLKRTK; encoded by the coding sequence ATGAGCGATCAGGCCCAAGCACTTAGACAACTAGTTTCGTCAAAAGATGATCTTAATCTTCAAGCTCCGGTACGCCATTCCGCTCGAATCATCACCGTGAGCAGTGGAAAGGGTGGAGTAGGGAAATCAAACTTCACTTTGAACTTTGCCCTGGCATTGAAATCGTTAGGACAAAAGGTATTATTGTTCGATGCGGATATTGGAATGGCTAATATAGATGTACTGATGGGAGTCCGCCCGAAGTATAGCTTGTATCACTTACTAAAAGGTGAGAAGGATATTTCAGAGATTATTGAACTTGGAACGCATTCCTTACCTTTTATTGCCGGTGGTTCAGGTATGGCAGATCTATTCACCTTATCAGAAGCTGACCTCAATTACTTCACCACACAAATTGAGCAGATTTCCGAAGAGATGGATTATATCATTTTTGATACAGGTGCTGGACTGTCAAAAGAAACACTTAAATTCATTGTAGCTGCTGATGAGTGCCTTGTTGTTACTACTCCAGAACCTACATCAATTACAGATGCATATGCACTGATTAAAGTAGTTCACAGCATGGAGAAGGACGTTTCATTCCAACTCATGGTTAACAGAGTAATAGACGAGGGTGAAGCAAGTCAGGTTGCTGACAAAATATCTTTGGTTGCGAGCCGGTTTCTCGATATGAAAATACCTATGTTGGGTTATATGAGTGATGATGCTCATGTGATGCAAGCAGTAAAAAAACAGGTTCCTTTCTCCATTGCGTTTCCCGGTTGTTCAGCTGCGCAAGATATTTATCGTGTAGCTATGAAATATGTTGAAGTTCCACAGTTTCAACCAAGAGAAACCTTGTCGGGAATCAAAGGATTTATGCATAAATGGCTAAAACGCACGAAATGA
- a CDS encoding flagellar biosynthetic protein FliO, translating to MPSNQDGPPSYNTDFNIWGNLITVIVVLAIIVVLIILLIRFLGKRSRFMSQNRSIQTMGAIGLGPNKSLQVIQVGNSVYLVGVGENITLVDKVSDPSEVAVIHQAFQEEIAEYPALTSVVSGFVSRLRKKPQVEVEELESTSFHEVFQSQLQKMPNRKKQMEQLLKDEEE from the coding sequence ATGCCTTCGAATCAGGATGGCCCTCCGTCTTATAATACTGATTTTAATATTTGGGGGAATCTGATAACGGTCATCGTCGTGTTAGCAATTATTGTTGTACTGATCATATTGCTGATTCGTTTCCTAGGAAAAAGAAGTCGTTTTATGTCTCAAAACCGATCGATCCAAACGATGGGGGCTATCGGTCTGGGACCTAATAAATCTTTACAGGTCATTCAAGTTGGCAATAGTGTGTATCTCGTCGGGGTTGGCGAGAACATTACGCTTGTCGATAAGGTTTCTGATCCTAGTGAAGTGGCCGTTATTCATCAGGCTTTCCAAGAAGAAATTGCAGAGTATCCTGCTTTGACATCGGTGGTATCCGGATTCGTATCTCGTCTTCGGAAGAAACCACAGGTGGAAGTAGAGGAACTGGAAAGTACATCATTTCATGAGGTATTTCAATCACAGCTGCAAAAAATGCCGAACCGGAAAAAACAAATGGAACAACTATTGAAAGACGAAGAAGAATAA
- the fliQ gene encoding flagellar biosynthesis protein FliQ, whose product MSSEFIIGLAGQAVFTVLKVSAPMLLIGLVVGLIISIFQATTQIQEQTLAFVPKIIAVLLALLLFGPWILSTLVDFTYGIFNNLASYIG is encoded by the coding sequence ATGAGTTCGGAATTTATTATCGGTTTGGCCGGACAAGCCGTTTTTACCGTACTGAAGGTTAGTGCTCCGATGCTCTTGATTGGTCTCGTTGTTGGTCTGATCATTAGTATTTTTCAGGCAACAACGCAAATACAGGAGCAGACACTCGCCTTTGTCCCCAAAATCATTGCTGTATTGCTCGCCCTGTTATTGTTTGGTCCATGGATTCTATCGACATTAGTTGATTTCACCTATGGCATATTTAATAATCTAGCTAGTTATATCGGTTAG